A single window of Anaerolineales bacterium DNA harbors:
- a CDS encoding phosphate/phosphite/phosphonate ABC transporter substrate-binding protein, with amino-acid sequence MGALMIGACSKKAELGTEENPLVWVFVPSGEVETVTAGGEAMANLIFQETGLVVDVLVATENTGAIEAMCSDPPKAQIGSLNTFSYIRAADQGCAEAALVAVRYGSPTYNGQIFVRTDSGINDISQLDGATFCRADALSTSSWIIPSIELKAAGVEVVPKDAGSHDGAVAGVYDGDCVAGASYVDARTTIEEEHPDVMDVVKVIFQTTDIPNDGVQFVPSLDDAIKTQLVNALLAIAQTDEGKTALDEAYSWGGLEAHDDTFYDPFRQLLDAAGVSATDLE; translated from the coding sequence ATCGGCGCGCTTATGATCGGCGCTTGCTCCAAGAAAGCCGAACTAGGAACAGAGGAGAATCCGCTCGTGTGGGTTTTCGTACCCTCTGGAGAGGTCGAGACAGTGACCGCCGGTGGCGAGGCAATGGCCAACTTGATTTTTCAGGAGACCGGCCTGGTCGTGGATGTCCTGGTCGCCACGGAGAACACCGGCGCGATCGAGGCGATGTGCAGCGATCCACCGAAAGCTCAAATTGGTTCTCTGAACACATTCTCCTACATCCGCGCAGCTGATCAGGGATGTGCAGAGGCGGCACTCGTCGCCGTTCGCTATGGCAGCCCGACCTACAACGGCCAGATTTTCGTCCGGACCGACAGCGGAATCAACGACATCTCGCAGCTCGATGGCGCCACATTCTGCCGTGCAGATGCGTTGAGCACCAGCAGCTGGATCATCCCCAGCATCGAGCTCAAGGCCGCCGGCGTGGAGGTGGTACCCAAGGACGCCGGTTCACACGACGGCGCTGTAGCCGGCGTGTATGATGGTGATTGTGTGGCCGGTGCTTCCTATGTCGATGCGCGCACGACGATCGAAGAAGAACATCCCGACGTAATGGATGTTGTTAAGGTCATATTCCAGACCACCGATATTCCCAACGACGGTGTACAATTCGTCCCGAGTTTGGATGATGCTATCAAGACACAACTCGTCAATGCATTGCTGGCAATCGCCCAGACGGATGAAGGCAAGACGGCATTGGATGAGGCGTACTCCTGGGGTGGTCTAGAAGCACACGACGATACCTTCTATGATCCATTCAGGCAATTACTCGACGCAGCCGGCGTTTCAGCCACTGACCTTGAGTAG